A window from Hymenobacter volaticus encodes these proteins:
- a CDS encoding PHP domain-containing protein, translated as MTGEVRRRLETVETVALVAATSQPTKAHTLLNQLDGLTAEPHRSGPFAWRGTATASGVKVEVLLVSKEDFTNQVFLHSAAENHLSEPLTDTPAGQPATLRQLLHRERFYQEAAIYEKAGLQYVEPEMREGLGELALAKAHQLPKLLEDSDLRGSLHNHSNYSDGNHSLREMATFLQGQGYEYLGICDHSQAAHYANGLSVERVRQQQREIEGLNQELAPFRIFKGIESDILSDGALDYPSAVLETFDFIVASVHSNLRMDERKATTRVLRAIENPYCTMLGHPTGRLLLRREGYPLDHKAIIDACAKHQVIIEINANPWRLDLDWRWVHYALEQGVQLSINPDAHHTNGYADMRYGVFMGRKGGLTKEMTFNAKSVNEVADYFAKRKADIKPPLEFKESLFG; from the coding sequence GTGACAGGGGAGGTACGCCGCCGGTTGGAAACCGTAGAAACCGTAGCGCTGGTTGCAGCTACTTCGCAGCCCACCAAAGCTCACACCCTGCTCAACCAACTCGACGGCCTTACTGCCGAGCCGCATCGTTCCGGCCCGTTCGCGTGGCGGGGTACGGCCACAGCATCAGGAGTGAAAGTAGAGGTGCTATTGGTAAGCAAAGAAGACTTCACCAATCAAGTCTTCTTGCACTCGGCCGCCGAAAACCATCTTTCGGAGCCGCTTACCGACACGCCAGCCGGGCAGCCAGCTACATTGCGCCAGTTGCTGCACCGGGAGCGGTTCTACCAGGAAGCTGCCATTTACGAGAAGGCTGGTTTGCAGTATGTGGAGCCCGAAATGCGTGAAGGCCTAGGCGAACTGGCCTTAGCTAAAGCGCATCAACTGCCTAAACTGCTTGAAGACTCCGACCTGCGCGGTTCGCTGCACAACCACAGCAACTACTCCGATGGTAACCATAGCCTGCGGGAGATGGCTACTTTCTTGCAAGGCCAAGGCTACGAGTACCTTGGTATCTGCGACCATTCACAGGCCGCGCACTACGCCAACGGCTTGAGTGTGGAGCGGGTGCGTCAGCAGCAGCGCGAAATTGAGGGGCTGAACCAGGAGCTGGCACCGTTCCGCATTTTCAAAGGCATCGAGTCAGATATTTTGTCTGATGGCGCGCTCGATTATCCGTCCGCTGTGCTCGAAACCTTTGATTTCATTGTGGCCTCCGTGCACAGCAACCTGCGCATGGACGAGCGAAAAGCCACCACGCGCGTGCTGCGCGCCATCGAAAACCCATATTGCACCATGCTCGGCCATCCTACGGGCCGCCTGCTGCTGCGTCGGGAGGGCTACCCTCTCGACCACAAAGCTATCATCGACGCCTGCGCCAAGCACCAAGTTATTATCGAAATTAACGCCAACCCCTGGCGCCTTGACTTGGATTGGCGGTGGGTGCACTATGCGCTAGAGCAAGGGGTGCAACTGAGCATCAACCCCGATGCACACCATACCAACGGCTACGCCGATATGCGCTACGGCGTGTTTATGGGCCGGAAAGGGGGACTCACCAAAGAAATGACGTTCAATGCCAAATCGGTAAACGAAGTAGCCGACTACTTCGCCAAGCGCAAAGCCG